The Caldisericia bacterium DNA segment ATATAGGAAGAGTAGAAAATTTAAAAAGAAAATTAACCAAAATTCCTAAAAAGATCAATATTGATCATCATCCATCTAATTTTTCTTTTGGTGAAATAAATTATATTGATCCAAAATCTTCATCAACCTCAGAATTAGTTTTAAAGATTCTTAAAAGATTGAATATTGAAATTGATAAAGATATTGCATATGCACTTTATACTGGTTTAATGACGGATACAGGAGGGTTTAGATTTGCAAATACAAATTTAAATACATTTAAGGCAGCAACATTTCTTGTAAAAAAAGGAGCAAATCCATTTTATATTTCAGAGATGGTTTATAGTATGAAACCTTTAAAGGCTCTAAAACTTCTTGGAAGAGCACTTGAAAAACTCAAAAAAGAGAATGGAATAATATATTCAATTTTAACTCTTGAAGATTTTAAAGAGTTTGGAGCAGAAGAAGAAGATGCTGAAGGAATTGTTGAATATCTAAATAAATCAAATGAAGCTAATATTTCAATTTTATTTAAACAGAAAAATAATGGATTTTATAAAGTTAGTTTGAGAAGCAAAGGAGATAATGATGTTAAAAATATTGCATTAAAATTTGGTGGGGGAGGTCATATGAATGCAGCTGGTTTTGATATAAAAGATGATCCCAAGATTATTCTTGAAAAAATAATATTGGAGTTAAAAAATAAATGAAAGATATCTTAAGTGGAATTATAAATTCATTTAAACCACCTGGAATAACATCTTTTCAATTTATGAATACAATTAAGAAGTTATGTAAGTTTAAAAAAGTAGGACACGGTGG contains these protein-coding regions:
- a CDS encoding bifunctional oligoribonuclease/PAP phosphatase NrnA, with the protein product MKKIIETINKHKKFLLISHENPDGDAVGSVLGLYFGLKKIKKLVFPVLPDPVPKIYSFLKGTENINNDFELDDIEVAIVLDCADIGRVENLKRKLTKIPKKINIDHHPSNFSFGEINYIDPKSSSTSELVLKILKRLNIEIDKDIAYALYTGLMTDTGGFRFANTNLNTFKAATFLVKKGANPFYISEMVYSMKPLKALKLLGRALEKLKKENGIIYSILTLEDFKEFGAEEEDAEGIVEYLNKSNEANISILFKQKNNGFYKVSLRSKGDNDVKNIALKFGGGGHMNAAGFDIKDDPKIILEKIILELKNK